The following are encoded in a window of Oscillospiraceae bacterium genomic DNA:
- the nadB gene encoding L-aspartate oxidase: MKYLYCKKKPDTTLDFDVAVVGMGVAGLYCALNVDPKLRVVIINKFGEEESNSIHAQGGIASVTLKEDSVENHVHDTLIAGAGMCDEKAVMTLVSEGPENMVRLSDLGVPFDKDAQGKLSITREGAHCCNRILHCGGDATGKHMTDTLLARVHERDNITILDRAMLIDIVEGADGGVAGILIEKDGENILVNTPNVVIASGGIGRIYRNSTNAIAATGDGIAAAMRAGAAVENMEFVQFHPTAMIHPGVGGRYFLISEALRGEGAVLRNRRWEAFMKDVHPMADLAPRDVVSRAIIMQMQKYDLPNVYLDITSKSREFLQKRFPTIYAECMNYDIDIAVNWIPVIPVQHYFMGGIKTDLDGATNVPGLYSVGEASCTGVHGANRLASNSLLECIVFGRRCALHINQNNRPQHTPVLPEPQDLVPCDLDLHTLRSQIRVAMTKKCGIIRNGKDMGEALGLVVTMKEQLAGYDLSSVKGTETVNMLTVAEAILSAAIARKESVGAHFRTDN, from the coding sequence ATGAAGTATCTGTATTGCAAAAAGAAACCCGACACAACCTTGGATTTTGACGTCGCTGTTGTCGGTATGGGCGTCGCAGGCCTTTACTGCGCGTTGAATGTTGATCCGAAACTACGGGTTGTTATTATCAATAAGTTCGGCGAAGAGGAATCCAATTCGATTCATGCCCAGGGCGGCATTGCCTCGGTTACGCTCAAAGAGGACAGCGTTGAAAACCATGTGCATGACACGCTGATCGCGGGTGCGGGGATGTGCGACGAAAAAGCCGTGATGACACTGGTCTCCGAAGGACCCGAAAATATGGTGCGGCTTTCCGATCTGGGCGTTCCGTTCGACAAGGACGCGCAGGGCAAGCTCTCGATCACCCGGGAAGGCGCGCACTGCTGCAACCGCATTCTGCACTGCGGCGGCGACGCCACCGGAAAGCATATGACCGACACGCTGCTTGCCCGTGTCCATGAACGCGATAATATCACGATTCTGGACCGCGCCATGCTCATCGACATCGTCGAGGGTGCGGACGGCGGGGTCGCCGGTATACTGATTGAAAAAGACGGGGAAAATATTCTCGTCAATACGCCCAACGTTGTCATCGCGTCGGGCGGTATCGGGCGTATCTACCGCAACAGCACCAATGCCATCGCCGCTACCGGAGACGGTATTGCTGCGGCAATGCGGGCCGGTGCGGCGGTTGAAAATATGGAGTTTGTCCAGTTCCATCCGACCGCGATGATTCACCCGGGCGTCGGCGGACGGTATTTTCTGATCTCCGAAGCGCTGCGTGGCGAAGGTGCAGTTTTACGTAACCGCCGTTGGGAGGCGTTTATGAAAGACGTCCACCCGATGGCCGACCTTGCGCCGCGTGACGTGGTCTCTCGCGCCATTATTATGCAGATGCAGAAATACGACCTGCCCAACGTCTATCTCGACATCACCTCAAAGAGCCGTGAGTTTTTGCAAAAGCGTTTTCCGACGATTTATGCCGAGTGCATGAACTATGACATCGACATTGCCGTCAACTGGATTCCGGTCATTCCGGTGCAGCATTATTTTATGGGCGGCATCAAAACCGATCTCGACGGCGCGACCAATGTGCCGGGGCTTTACAGCGTCGGCGAGGCCTCCTGCACCGGCGTGCACGGCGCAAATCGCTTAGCCTCGAATTCGCTGTTGGAGTGTATTGTATTCGGAAGGCGCTGCGCGCTGCACATCAATCAAAACAACAGACCGCAGCATACGCCTGTTCTGCCCGAGCCGCAGGATCTCGTGCCCTGCGACCTGGATCTGCATACGCTGCGCAGTCAGATCCGCGTGGCGATGACCAAGAAGTGCGGCATCATCCGCAACGGCAAGGATATGGGCGAAGCGCTCGGGCTTGTCGTCACGATGAAAGAGCAGCTCGCCGGATACGATCTGTCGTCGGTCAAAGGTACCGAGACGGTGAATATGCTCACGGTAGCCGAGGCGATTTTGTCGGCGGCCATTGCACGCAAGGAGAGCGTGGGCGCACATTTCAGAACAGATAATTAA
- a CDS encoding phosphotransferase, protein MEKQILEAARAFGITGEIADHTLIKTGNINQTNLVKFSNGKEYIIQRVNTYVFRDPDGMMRNIAGVTAHLRRKCEEKGLDCRRQVLNFCGDATGKLCHELSDGSVWRAYDYIGGAVTYDSVPNTGLLTSAGEAFGNFSGMLADYDMESLVETIPNFHDTEKRYEAFETALKADCAGRAKDIKSEIGYLQSQKAFCSKLVQMRKNGVLPERVTHNDTKYNNVLIDISTQKPAAIIDLDTVMPGLAAYDFGDAIRFAANTSLEDEPDISKTALSLEYYEAFAKGYVGVLSESFDETELMSLPTGALMMTVELALRFCTDYLMGDPYFKLNYPEHNLVRTRCQIALAKDMEKKFSQMEKVIRKYM, encoded by the coding sequence ATGGAGAAACAGATTCTCGAAGCCGCCCGCGCATTCGGTATTACGGGCGAGATCGCTGACCATACCCTGATCAAGACGGGCAACATCAACCAGACCAACCTTGTGAAATTTTCGAATGGGAAGGAATACATCATCCAGCGGGTAAATACATACGTCTTCCGCGACCCGGATGGTATGATGCGTAATATCGCGGGCGTAACGGCACATCTGCGCAGAAAATGTGAGGAAAAGGGTCTGGACTGCCGCAGACAGGTGCTGAATTTTTGCGGCGATGCAACCGGGAAACTGTGCCATGAACTTTCGGACGGAAGTGTGTGGCGGGCGTATGATTATATCGGCGGCGCCGTGACCTATGACAGCGTGCCCAACACCGGACTTTTGACCTCGGCGGGAGAGGCGTTCGGGAACTTTTCCGGGATGCTGGCCGATTACGATATGGAGTCACTTGTCGAGACGATTCCGAATTTCCATGACACCGAAAAACGTTATGAGGCCTTTGAAACGGCTTTGAAAGCCGACTGCGCCGGACGCGCAAAGGACATTAAATCGGAAATCGGCTATCTTCAATCGCAGAAAGCGTTTTGCTCCAAACTCGTGCAGATGCGCAAAAACGGTGTTTTGCCGGAAAGAGTTACCCACAATGACACGAAATATAACAACGTTTTAATCGATATTTCCACCCAAAAACCCGCCGCCATTATTGATCTGGATACGGTGATGCCGGGACTGGCGGCTTACGATTTCGGCGATGCGATTCGGTTCGCAGCCAACACTTCGCTCGAGGACGAGCCGGACATCTCAAAAACCGCGCTTTCATTGGAATATTACGAGGCATTTGCCAAGGGCTATGTAGGCGTTCTGAGTGAAAGCTTTGACGAGACCGAGTTGATGTCGCTGCCGACGGGTGCACTGATGATGACCGTAGAGTTGGCTCTCCGGTTCTGCACCGATTATCTGATGGGCGATCCGTATTTTAAGCTCAATTATCCCGAGCACAACCTCGTACGTACCCGCTGCCAGATTGCGCTGGCAAAAGATATGGAGAAAAAGTTTTCACAGATGGAAAAGGTTATTCGCAAATATATGTGA
- a CDS encoding class B sortase, producing MLSKEKHTHGIMSAEMRNTLIKAGIFVLLTGALALFGCGEKIIPACVPTELEQLAPTDTLTCMALEPSYCTPQTDALALTKELTADAHALQLEPTPTKVVKAASSSSSSSSSKPSISKLKTMTLDEIYKINKDIYGKVKVPGADINELVVLTKNENDYYRYNFYKVYDRYGTIFADNQTSRDYLDRNTVLYGHNRGKYSQNYKMFGTLTYFRSASFTKSHPYIYLETFHGNYKFQIFSVQLREDYIPKERYIENYMRTDFATDSQMGDFLSVMKSKSMFDTGVSVSGSDYIITLVTCVYDFEGAKLVVMGKLVGTY from the coding sequence ATGCTGTCAAAAGAGAAACACACACACGGCATAATGTCCGCCGAAATGCGGAACACGCTGATCAAAGCCGGTATTTTTGTGCTGTTGACCGGGGCTTTGGCCCTGTTCGGCTGCGGCGAAAAAATTATTCCCGCCTGCGTACCGACCGAACTGGAACAGCTCGCTCCCACCGATACCCTTACCTGCATGGCTCTTGAGCCGAGTTACTGCACGCCTCAGACCGACGCGCTGGCACTGACGAAGGAATTGACCGCCGATGCGCATGCACTCCAACTGGAACCGACCCCGACCAAAGTGGTCAAAGCCGCTTCTTCCTCGTCTTCTTCCTCTTCGTCCAAGCCCAGCATCTCCAAACTCAAAACCATGACGCTGGACGAGATTTATAAAATCAACAAAGACATTTACGGCAAAGTGAAAGTTCCGGGCGCCGATATCAACGAACTGGTCGTTCTGACTAAGAACGAAAACGACTATTACCGTTATAATTTTTATAAGGTTTACGACCGTTACGGTACCATTTTTGCCGACAATCAGACCAGCCGTGATTACCTCGACCGCAACACGGTGCTTTACGGTCACAACCGCGGCAAATATTCGCAAAACTACAAGATGTTTGGTACATTGACCTATTTCCGCAGCGCAAGTTTCACCAAGAGTCATCCCTACATCTATCTCGAAACCTTCCACGGCAACTATAAATTCCAGATCTTCTCGGTGCAGCTGCGCGAGGACTATATCCCGAAAGAGCGCTATATCGAAAACTATATGCGCACCGATTTCGCCACAGATTCCCAGATGGGAGATTTCCTCAGCGTCATGAAGTCCAAGTCGATGTTTGATACGGGTGTCAGCGTCTCCGGCTCGGATTATATTATCACGCTGGTCACCTGCGTCTACGACTTTGAGGGTGCCAAACTGGTCGTCATGGGCAAACTCGTCGGCACCTATTAG
- a CDS encoding 2-oxo acid dehydrogenase subunit E2: MGNMEKLYQKRRRDRRDGWRVKPADPVMDLVPYVLRTRIDSQVLFEEEISITKIEEFIKQHAKDIPGLSIMYILIAAMVRLISQRPYLNRFIVHNKLYAHNSIKISVAIKRGLSDKGGEALIKPEFEPDDTLADIVRKIEEEMKATKPTDAENDTDKTAKILGKIPSWIKRPFVNLMYRFDSHGMLPKAIEDASPWHTSAFLTNIGSLGIDSIYHHLYEFGTCSLFLAMGKKNRETVRDEDGKEHSEKTMRLRMVTDERICDGHYYAVSMRYYKKILLKPEQLLHPPHEVLYDDEIESPRIQ; this comes from the coding sequence ATGGGAAACATGGAAAAGCTGTATCAAAAACGCAGACGGGACCGCCGCGACGGTTGGCGGGTAAAGCCTGCCGATCCGGTGATGGACCTGGTGCCGTATGTGCTGCGTACCCGCATTGACTCTCAGGTGCTGTTTGAAGAGGAAATTTCGATTACGAAGATTGAAGAATTCATCAAACAACATGCAAAGGATATCCCCGGTCTCTCGATTATGTATATTCTGATTGCAGCGATGGTGCGGCTGATCTCACAGCGACCCTATCTGAACCGCTTTATCGTTCACAATAAGCTCTATGCGCACAACAGCATCAAGATTTCGGTTGCCATTAAGCGCGGCCTGTCCGACAAGGGCGGCGAGGCGCTGATTAAGCCGGAATTCGAACCGGATGACACGCTGGCTGATATCGTGCGTAAAATCGAGGAAGAGATGAAGGCCACAAAACCCACCGATGCAGAGAATGACACCGATAAAACCGCCAAGATTCTGGGCAAAATTCCTTCGTGGATTAAACGCCCGTTTGTCAATCTGATGTACCGGTTTGACAGTCACGGTATGTTGCCCAAGGCCATCGAAGATGCCAGCCCGTGGCATACCTCGGCGTTTCTGACCAACATCGGTTCACTCGGCATCGATTCGATTTATCATCATCTGTATGAGTTCGGCACCTGTTCGCTGTTCTTGGCGATGGGCAAGAAGAACCGTGAGACCGTCCGGGACGAGGACGGCAAAGAACACAGCGAGAAAACCATGCGGCTGCGTATGGTCACCGACGAGCGTATCTGCGACGGGCATTATTATGCGGTCTCGATGCGGTATTATAAAAAGATTCTGCTCAAGCCGGAACAACTGCTCCATCCCCCGCACGAGGTTTTGTACGACGATGAGATTGAAAGCCCCAGAATTCAATAG
- the nadC gene encoding carboxylating nicotinate-nucleotide diphosphorylase yields the protein MKLDRNIVENIVREALSEDIGTGDITTRATIPDDMTAGGNFIAKQDGVICGLDVVRAVFATVDSRTTFTPEVRDGDRVQKGDIIATVSGFAASLLSSERVALNFLQHLSGIATYTAECVAKIAGTNAKIVDTRKTTPGLRVFEKYAVKVGGGSNHRFNLADGVLIKDNHIKAAGGITAAVSAARENAPHTLKIEVEVENEEMLREALDVKADIIMLDNMDLQQMSDAVRIVGGRALTEASGNMDQRDLAQVAATGVDLISIGALTHSVKAMDISLRF from the coding sequence ATGAAACTCGACAGAAATATCGTTGAAAATATCGTGCGGGAGGCGTTGTCTGAGGACATCGGCACCGGCGACATCACCACGCGTGCCACGATTCCGGACGACATGACTGCCGGCGGTAACTTTATCGCCAAACAAGACGGCGTGATCTGCGGGCTCGATGTGGTTCGGGCTGTATTCGCAACGGTGGACAGCCGGACGACCTTTACGCCCGAGGTCCGCGACGGCGACCGGGTACAAAAGGGTGACATCATTGCGACCGTCAGCGGGTTCGCGGCTTCGCTGCTTTCTTCCGAACGGGTGGCACTGAACTTTTTACAGCATCTGTCGGGTATCGCAACTTATACCGCCGAGTGCGTTGCCAAGATCGCCGGAACAAATGCAAAGATCGTGGATACGCGCAAGACCACACCGGGCCTGCGGGTTTTTGAAAAATATGCGGTCAAGGTCGGCGGCGGAAGCAACCATCGTTTTAACTTAGCGGACGGGGTTTTGATTAAGGACAACCACATCAAGGCCGCAGGCGGGATCACCGCGGCGGTGAGCGCCGCCAGAGAGAATGCGCCGCATACGCTGAAAATAGAGGTCGAGGTCGAAAACGAGGAGATGCTGAGGGAAGCGCTCGACGTCAAGGCTGATATCATCATGCTCGACAACATGGATTTGCAGCAGATGTCCGACGCGGTGCGCATCGTCGGCGGACGCGCTTTGACCGAGGCCAGCGGGAATATGGACCAACGGGATTTAGCCCAGGTGGCGGCGACCGGCGTCGATTTGATTTCGATCGGGGCTTTAACGCACAGTGTGAAAGCGATGGATATCTCGCTGCGGTTTTAA
- a CDS encoding polysaccharide deacetylase family protein — MLKKLIIGVLLVSALSSQGLSWYPHRIKGTATPAVMPEASAFFSQYNAVFMGSPDEKKVYLTFDSGYENGCTAKILGVLKAKGVKAAFFLDGNYLRRNPDLVRQMAEDGHLVCNHTLKHPDMTKFTDFEQYKMQLLEWEALAQQVGIKTSPFYRPPSGRFSELSLSFDKELGYKTVFWSVAYADWDPDKQLPEQKALSILKNRTHNGAIILLHSVSSTNTAILGSYIDWLVSEGYSLNSLDEL; from the coding sequence ATGTTAAAAAAATTAATCATAGGTGTGCTGCTGGTCTCGGCGCTGTCGAGTCAGGGTCTCAGTTGGTACCCGCACCGAATCAAAGGCACGGCGACACCCGCCGTGATGCCCGAAGCAAGCGCATTTTTCAGTCAATATAACGCCGTATTTATGGGCAGCCCGGATGAAAAAAAGGTTTATCTGACTTTTGACTCGGGTTATGAAAACGGCTGTACTGCCAAGATTTTAGGTGTACTCAAGGCAAAAGGGGTCAAAGCGGCGTTTTTTCTGGACGGAAACTATCTTCGCCGAAACCCCGATCTGGTCAGACAAATGGCCGAAGACGGACATCTGGTCTGCAACCATACGCTCAAACATCCGGACATGACCAAATTCACCGACTTCGAGCAATATAAAATGCAGTTGCTCGAGTGGGAGGCATTGGCGCAGCAAGTCGGTATCAAGACCTCGCCCTTCTATCGACCGCCGTCCGGCCGTTTTTCGGAGTTATCCCTGTCCTTTGACAAGGAATTGGGTTATAAAACGGTTTTCTGGAGTGTGGCTTATGCCGATTGGGATCCGGACAAGCAGCTCCCGGAGCAAAAGGCGTTGTCGATTTTAAAGAACCGAACCCATAACGGCGCAATTATCCTTCTGCATTCGGTCTCATCGACCAACACGGCAATACTGGGCAGCTATATCGACTGGCTGGTCTCCGAGGGGTATTCTTTGAATTCTCTTGATGAACTGTAA